The genomic stretch GGTGCGTGGTGCTGGATATATGCTGAAAGCACCAGATAACAAAGCATGAATCGTTTGATTAATATAATGCGCACGACTGCGCTAAGGCTTTCAGCACTTTACATTTTATTGTTTGGATTGGTGGCAACAGGTCTTTCTATTTATATGACAGCATTTTCTGCTTCACTGTTAAAAGAGCAGACTGAACAGGCTTTACATGAAGAATTAAAGTATATTGAAAATGCTTATAATTATGGGGGGCTTTCTTTATTAATGCGTACGATAGATTATCGTTCAAGGCAACCTGGGGCATTTCTTTATCTTGTTACGGATCCTATGGGGCGTATCTTAGCAGGCAATGTAGCACGTATTGAATTAGGTCTTTTGCGACAGAATGGTTTTATTTCTACTTCCTTTTTGTATTCCCGTTTTGGAGAACATGGCAAAACAAGTGAACATCGCGCTTTAGCGGTTGTTTTTGATTTACCTAATGCTATGAAGATTCTTATAGGACGCGATTTGGATGAGCCCGAACGTTTTGCGGCGGTTATTCGTAAAGCTGTAATCATAGCACTTGCTGCAATGGTGGGAGGTGCTTTACTCATATGGTTTTTTGTTGGCAGAAGAGCTTTACAAAGAATTGATCAGGTAACAGCGGCATCACGACGCTTGATGGATGGTGATTTCAGTGGGCGTTTACCGGTTTCTGGGGTAGGTGATGAGTTTGATCGATTATCAACAAATCTTAATGTGATGTTAGACCGCATTGAAGAGTTAAATATTGGTTTACGTCAAGTATCAGATAATATTGCTCATGATCTGAAAACACCGTTAACGCGTCTTAGAAATCGTGCTGAAGAAGCGCTTACGAGAAACAAGACAAAGCTTGAATATCGTCAGGTTCTTGAGAGTGTTATTGCTGAATCAGATCAACTGATTCGTACATTTAATGCGATTTTAATGATTTCGCGCATTGAAGCAAGCAGTGCAATTGAGCATCTTGAGATGATGAATATGAAACTGATCCTTGAAGATGCTGTTGAGCTTTACGAACCTTTTGCTGAAGAGTCAGGTGTTTTACTTCAGTTAGGAGATATCTTTGATAAAGAGCTTAAATTAAATCGTGAGCTTGTTGCGCAAACAATTTTTAATCTTATCGATAATGCGATTAAATATGCATCTAAAGATGGAGGGAAAGCGAAGGTTTGCTTATCAATGGAATATCGTGATGAACATTTATTAGTTATTGTAAGCGATAATGGTCCAGGAATAGCAGAGGATAAACGTGAAAAAGTAACAGAACGATTTGTTCGTCTTGAAGAAAGCCGTACACAACCTGGTTTTGGGATTGGTTTAAGTATAGCAAAAGCAGTTATGAAGTTACACGGGGGTGAATTGTTACTTGAAAATGCAAATCCAGGACTTAGAGCTGTTTTGTTATTTCCTTAAGATATTTTTCACTTTTTTCTTTTCACACGGAACGACTATTTTAAAAGTATAATGCAATGGATAAGGAAGGCAAAATGCTTTTCAAGGGAGATCAGACGAAACAAGCTTTTTTAAAAACACAGCTTCTCCCTTTATGCCCTCTCAATGAAAGTGGTTCCCAATGGTTAAAAGATATAAAAGAACAAGCGAGGAAAGAAGGTTTAGAACCGCTTGTTTCCATCATTTCAGAGAATGGAACGCAGATTAATTTTATCCGTTCAGTTATGACCTTATCTCCT from Bartonella kosoyi encodes the following:
- a CDS encoding sensor histidine kinase — its product is MNRLINIMRTTALRLSALYILLFGLVATGLSIYMTAFSASLLKEQTEQALHEELKYIENAYNYGGLSLLMRTIDYRSRQPGAFLYLVTDPMGRILAGNVARIELGLLRQNGFISTSFLYSRFGEHGKTSEHRALAVVFDLPNAMKILIGRDLDEPERFAAVIRKAVIIALAAMVGGALLIWFFVGRRALQRIDQVTAASRRLMDGDFSGRLPVSGVGDEFDRLSTNLNVMLDRIEELNIGLRQVSDNIAHDLKTPLTRLRNRAEEALTRNKTKLEYRQVLESVIAESDQLIRTFNAILMISRIEASSAIEHLEMMNMKLILEDAVELYEPFAEESGVLLQLGDIFDKELKLNRELVAQTIFNLIDNAIKYASKDGGKAKVCLSMEYRDEHLLVIVSDNGPGIAEDKREKVTERFVRLEESRTQPGFGIGLSIAKAVMKLHGGELLLENANPGLRAVLLFP